TTATCAAGTTCCATAGCTTCTTCCCCAGAGCGGATCAGCGGTCTATTTGAGGTAAAATTCCCCGGATTCCAGACTACCCCATGTTTTGTGATGAACGCAATATCAGCATCTCATCCATGGTTTATCATCCAAATATTGGTTCCACCTTGCGCAACGTAGAATTTGCCTTTCAAGCGAAACGCCTTTTAAGCTGGCATCTCCCCACAAGTAAGCACTTCCCATTGCAGCAAGATACGACGCCACATATCTGGAGAGACCAATTACATGTCGAGTCGGGTTTGCGCGACCAATACATAACACCGcgaaaaaggcaaaaaggCAATGCAAATTGCGCGGATGGGCATTCGGTCAAGCCAGCTTATACCAGTTATGTATGCGATCAATTGGCCTGATAAAGTCATGAGAGCCAGATTCAATATTTCGGGTCAAAGGAGGCTTTGGCTTACGGGCTGATTTGTGATTGCGGCGTTTGACAAGATAAAGCCTCCCTTGTCTGGTCCCTTCTTCACAccaacaaggaagaggaatCTCAAGATAACACTTCTCGACAGGTACACAATGGGAAGCATATCGCCTGCCGATGGCTCTCAGGGCTCAGCTCTGGATCTGACTGTCTTGGGCTTGAATAGTGGAACATCGATGGTACAGCCTGACGGACCTGTCGTACAACTCTTCATACATACACATGCTAACAGTCATGACACAGGACGCGATTGACTGCGCTCTATGCCGATTCAGACAACAAGACCCAAATCAACCTGTTGTGTTGGAGCTCCTCAAGTATGGCGAGACACCGCTCAACCCCAAGATCAAAACCCGCGTCATGAATATGATCCTGCACAATCGCACATCGCCAGAAGAAATCGCAGAAGTCAATGTCATTCTCGGAGAAACAtttgccgccgcagcagAAGACTTtctcgccaccaacaacattgacaagTCTACGGTAGACGTCATCGGCTCCCATGGTCAGACGATATGGCATATTCCCAACCCGACCCCAACCCAGGTCAGAACAACATTGAGCATGGGCGAAGGTGCAATTATAGCAGCCCGTACGGGGATCACAACCGTAACGGACTTCCGTATAAGTGAAGTTGCTGTTGGACGACAGGGTGCACCGCTGGTTGCCTTCTTCGACGCTTTGCTCTTGCACCATCCCACAAAGTTGCGGGCCTGTCAGaacattggcggcattgcGAACGTCTGCTTTATTCCGCCAGATAGTCAAGGAGGGGTTGACCGGTGCTACGACTTTGACACAGGACCTGGCAATGTGTACATCGATGCTGCGGTTCGGCACTATACAGGCGGTGACCGGGAATTTGATAGAGACGGAGAAATGGGCAAACGTGGTACCGTGGATCAAGAACTTGTCGATGACTTCTTGTCGAGTCATGAATACTTCTCAAGAAGTATACCCAAGACGACGGGCCGTGAAGATTTTCGAGATACCATGGCACTGGATCTGATTGCGAAGGCAGAGAGGAAGGGCTTGTCGCCAGATGATGTGGTTGCCACAATAACCCGAATTACCGCACAGTCCATCGTCGACCACTACAGGCGTTTTGCTCCCTCACAAGACATTGACGAACTGTTCTTGTGTGGTGGCGGTACCTGGAATCCCAATATTGTCGATTTCATTCGAATCAGCTATCCAAATACTAGAATATTCATGATGGACGACGCCGGAATAGCGGCCAACGCAAAGGAAGCCATCACTTTTGCCTGGCAAGGCATGGAGGCTGCAATCGGTCGGCCCATACTGGTTCCGGATCGTGTAGAGACTAACCGGGAACAAATTCTTGGGAAAATGTCGCCGGGCAACAACTATAGGGAGCTCATGCACAAAACAATGCAGTTCGGGTCACCTGGCGAGAGACTAAGGCCCGCCAAGACTTTGCTCAACCTTGTCAGCGGGCAAGTATTTGATACCAAATGGTGAAATTTTGTGGCGTGCTGCCGACGAAAAGCGAGGAAGGATATCAAAGAGGTCAgatcaacagcaacaaagcGCGCAGGAGCGTTATTTGTAATTGAAACGGCGGGATGCAATGCGCGAAATTGCTAGATAGTATTGTAGACATTCCTAAAACAGACCAAATTATGACAACTGGCCAGTATTGGTTCCGGTACCAGCCAGGTGCACAGTGGGTTGGCTACATGAGGACAAGACCATCTCCTGAACCGAGCTCTATAAATTGATATGGCGGTAACTGTTTATCAACCGAGTGTTTTAGCCGTTCTTCCTCGTGGCGAAGAGCATCTTTGAAGGTATAGGAGGTTCTCTGGAGGAGTGGAGCGATAAACCCACCCCCTTTCTTGACCTCGTCGTGTGTCGCAACCCAATATTTTGCACCACAGGCACTTACAGCCTTGATGCCATTCAAAGCGCCAAGATTTAGTTGTTTGGTCATCCAAATGCGCACATCGTGCAAGCCATGAAGGAGAGCCAGGGTTTTGATGCGGGACGACTCAATTTCTGTCAAATctttgctgtcaatgccGTGGGGTGAGTAGATGACAGCCTCGCAACCATCGCCGGCTTGTaggtcaaaggcaacaaGCGTTGCCGCATGATAATACAACGCGTTTCCTGCGGTGATTACACGCCCAATGGCCACCCAATCTGGCAATGGACCAACTGTCAGTCGGGACCATTCCACCCCGCTACCTAGAGCTGGCGTCGTGATGACTTGGTCGAAATGGCCCCAACTACGAATGAGGTCCGCGGCCACATCGGCAGCAAACACAGGCGTAGAGGGAGGTAATTCTTCCAATGTCGCTCGGTGGCAGTGGTCAGTAAACTCGTGGGAAATTGCAACAACGTCGATAAACGATACAGCGCCATGTTCTTCCGATGGCCCTGGCTCCGTCTCGGGCTCCAACTGTTCCAACTGCTTCAACGCATTCTCCTGGTGGGCAAGTGGCTGGGCTTTCGACCCGGACAGCTGGTTGTGGCCGTTGTTTGTGTCACTTGCTGTGGGACGACCCTCAGTGTCTCGTAGTAACTTGTTCAACTCGGTAATAGTGGCAACGCTTGGGGCAACAACGTGCCACTGAGTGCTGAACCACGACGCAACATCACTCTGTGGCCCTTGAAGCCATGGGTCCAACAGGATGTTGAACCTGGAGCGACCTGGGGGTGGAGTTGTGGATGACGGGTATGGGAGTTGTAAGAGCCATGTTGTATCCGCATTAAGGTGGACAAGCACTGGACGAGAAGTCGAATGTAGGAGCAATGACCATTCTTCTAGGTCGGCGACTTGAATTTTTGGCGGCGACCATGGCGATTGTGGCGTAGTCGTACCTGGTTCGTCAGATTTCCGCAAACTGGTGGCTGTCATAATGTGTCGATTTGAGCAAACTGCTTGTCTGAACACCTGTGATGGGAAACTGCGTACGCGGGACGGAGTTTTGAGAGAAGAGACGCGGGAGAGAAGTGTTCCGTAGACGAGGATGCAAGGACCCCTGTCGCGGCCAGCATCAGCCCTGGTGAACCATCGCACTTGCCAAATGAAAGATTCTCGCCCAGGATCTGATCAGAGTCGGGATCTGCGGGCTTCTGGATTCTGGGTCCCCCATG
The genomic region above belongs to Pochonia chlamydosporia 170 chromosome 2, whole genome shotgun sequence and contains:
- a CDS encoding major facilitator superfamily protein (similar to Neofusicoccum parvum UCRNP2 XP_007586587.1) gives rise to the protein MTATSLRKSDEPGTTTPQSPWSPPKIQVADLEEWSLLLHSTSRPVLVHLNADTTWLLQLPYPSSTTPPPGRSRFNILLDPWLQGPQSDVASWFSTQWHVVAPSVATITELNKLLRDTEGRPTASDTNNGHNQLSGSKAQPLAHQENALKQLEQLEPETEPGPSEEHGAVSFIDVVAISHEFTDHCHRATLEELPPSTPVFAADVAADLIRSWGHFDQVITTPALGSGVEWSRLTVGPLPDWVAIGRVITAGNALYYHAATLVAFDLQAGDGCEAVIYSPHGIDSKDLTEIESSRIKTLALLHGLHDVRIWMTKQLNLGALNGIKAVSACGAKYWVATHDEVKKGGGFIAPLLQRTSYTFKDALRHEEERLKHSVDKQLPPYQFIELGSGDGLVLM